In Triticum urartu cultivar G1812 chromosome 6, Tu2.1, whole genome shotgun sequence, the following proteins share a genomic window:
- the LOC125517625 gene encoding uncharacterized protein At4g06744-like codes for MAIQPKLPFTQLFLLILYFLAVVAVRPESSHEINLQPADFPNERLYRAYLAIQRFKSTITSDPNNITSTWSGNDICGDKTYVGFYCATPPGLNEKLTVTEVILNGFGLHAPRLQRFVDQLPDLALFHASSNNFGGDIPHLDSLPYLFEFGVAKYDLQPLHPSGRVYGSAEGGATGQVITKDEGKKKKKKKGKLQQIQCAYTFLNFTFHIRVGSPGGGGNIPGVTDAKALILNYNNLSGKLPTNIGFSKLSYLSLANNKLTGPIPPSIARLQDSLLEMLLLNNQLSGCLPHELGMLTKSTVIDAGMNQLTGPIPSSFSCLSSVEQLNLGGNRLYGQVPDALCKLAGPAGRLSNLTLAGNYFTSVGTACSALIKDGLLDVKHNCIPGFANQRGPAECASFLSQPKTCPAASARVACPAADAKMNVAAPEGKVAKDYSSYVVYATLHE; via the coding sequence ATGGCCATCCAGCCTAAACTGCCGTTCACACAACTCTTCCTCTTGATTCTTTATTTCCTTGCTGTAGTAGCGGTTCGGCCGGAATCATCCCATGAAATCAATCTACAGCCAGCAGACTTTCCCAACGAGCGCCTCTACCGAGCCTACCTTGCCATCCAGCGTTTCAAGAGCACCATAACTAGTGACCCCAATAACATCACCTCCACCTGGTCCGGCAATGACATCTGTGGCGACAAGACATATGTCGGCTTCTACTGCGCAACGCCGCCAGGGTTAAATGAGAAGCTAACAGTTACCGAGGTTATTCTCAATGGCTTTGGCCTGCATGCGCCGAGGTTACAACGCTTCGTCGATCAGCTTCCTGATCTGGCGCTTTTCCATGCGTCCTCCAACAACTTCGGTGGCGATATTCCTCACCTCGACAGCCTGCCATACCTGTTCGAGTTCGGCGTCGCTAAGTACGACCTCCAACCTCTTCATCCTTCCGGCCGTGTCTACGGGAGTGCAGAGGGAGGCGCTACGGGACAGGTTATTACGAAAGAtgaagggaagaagaagaagaaaaaaaagggtAAACTTCAGCAGATTCAGTGCGCATATACTTTTCTTAATTTTACGTTTCACATCCGAGTTGGCTCCCCGGGAGGAGGAGGCAACATTCCGGGCGTTACCGATGCTAAAGCACTTATCCTGAACTACAACAACCTGTCCGGGAAACTTCCGACCAACATTGGCTTCTCCAAGTTGAGCTACCTCTCCCTCGCCAACAACAAGCTCACCGGGCCAATCCCGCCATCAATCGCGCGCTTGCAAGACTCCCTCCTCGAGATGCTCCTCCTCAACAACCAGCTCTCTGGCTGCCTCCCACACGAGCTCGGCATGCTCACCAAGAGCACCGTCATCGACGCCGGGATGAATCAGCTCACCGGCCCGATCCCTTCATCCTTCTCGTGCCTCAGCAGCGTCGAGCAGCTCAACCTGGGCGGGAACCGCCTGTACGGGCAGGTCCCCGACGCGCTCTGCAAGCTCGCCGGACCAGCCGGCCGCCTCTCCAACCTCACGCTGGCGGGCAACTACTTCACGTCGGTCGGGACGGCGTGCTCTGCGCTCATCAAGGACGGCCTGCTGGACGTGAAGCACAACTGCATTCCCGGCTTCGCCAACCAGAGGGGCCCGGCGGAGTGCGCCTCGTTCCTGAGCCAGCCCAAGACGTGCCCAGCGGCGAGCGCTCGCGTGGCGTGCCCCGCCGCGGACGCCAAGATGAACGTGGCGGCGCCGGAGGGGAAGGTGGCTAAGGACTACTCCAGCTACGTTGTGTACGCCACTCTGCATGAGTGA